The proteins below are encoded in one region of Bifidobacterium dentium JCM 1195 = DSM 20436:
- a CDS encoding LacI family DNA-binding transcriptional regulator has protein sequence MDRISVSLQDVAKEAGVSSQTVSRVANGSAAVRPGTRRKVEVAMERLGYRPNYAARALKSGKFNNVGVLLSHMSAYGNARTLEGIVSAAADNGYSTTIRTLDNLQDRSLSGALKLVEQLPLDGAVVIMERNFTDFNQFKPSRDLPVVLISEEPANYCPTIDSDSYGCSTAAVDYFLSKGHKTVYHIAGPSTSRAAQSRIRGWRDALAQVGIPTPPMYVGDWEADSGYQAGLALAHEHDCTAVYAANDQMAYGAMLGLRAAGKRVPEDVSIIGVDDSLKGVVPRLELTTLRLKFKVVGNEAFSMIERQCNGEKVPSGIKTVIPPEFIDRGSVRELN, from the coding sequence ATGGATCGAATCTCAGTCTCCTTGCAGGACGTCGCCAAAGAAGCCGGCGTCTCTTCGCAGACTGTTTCTCGCGTCGCGAATGGCAGCGCAGCCGTTCGTCCGGGAACACGACGGAAAGTCGAGGTTGCAATGGAACGTCTCGGATATCGCCCAAATTATGCTGCACGCGCATTGAAAAGCGGAAAATTCAATAATGTCGGCGTACTGCTATCGCATATGTCAGCATATGGTAATGCTCGTACCCTTGAAGGAATTGTCAGCGCCGCGGCCGATAACGGATACTCTACAACCATTCGAACCCTCGACAACCTACAAGACCGCTCCTTGTCCGGTGCCCTGAAGCTGGTGGAGCAGCTTCCCCTTGACGGGGCAGTCGTCATCATGGAACGCAACTTCACCGATTTCAACCAGTTTAAACCGTCACGGGATTTGCCCGTCGTGCTTATTTCCGAAGAACCGGCAAATTACTGTCCCACCATCGATTCCGACTCCTACGGATGCTCCACTGCGGCTGTCGATTATTTTCTATCGAAGGGGCACAAAACTGTATACCACATCGCAGGCCCATCCACTTCGCGCGCGGCACAAAGCCGTATCAGAGGATGGCGTGATGCCTTGGCCCAAGTCGGCATTCCCACCCCCCCTATGTATGTTGGTGATTGGGAAGCCGATAGCGGATATCAGGCGGGTTTGGCACTCGCACACGAGCATGACTGCACTGCAGTCTACGCAGCCAACGATCAAATGGCTTATGGTGCCATGCTCGGATTGAGGGCAGCCGGTAAACGCGTTCCGGAGGATGTCAGCATCATCGGAGTGGATGATTCACTTAAAGGCGTTGTCCCGCGCCTTGAGTTGACCACATTACGGCTGAAATTCAAAGTCGTTGGCAACGAGGCCTTTTCGATGATCGAACGACAGTGCAACGGTGAAAAAGTGCCTTCGGGCATCAAAACGGTGATTCCTCCCGAATTCATCGACCGAGGATCCGTACGAGAGCTCAACTAG
- the sstT gene encoding serine/threonine transporter SstT, producing the protein MKHISGAAKAVIDKYNGTELIIRIIVGLIAGTILALIMPHMTWIGEFGTLFVNALKAIAPILVFVLVASALAQGASKLDRRFGTVIFLYLFTTFLSAVVAVLTSRAFPQTLSLGKAAKADVVPQGLAEVVQTLLTNIVSNPIQAMIDGNYICILMWACLFGLAMKAIATESSKAFMANVADGVSQVIRWVINLAPFGIMGLVFTNVADNGLAAFTKYGSLLLLLVGTMLLMVLVFGPLVIFIYLRRNPYPLVYRCFKESGVTAFFTRSSAANIPVNMQLCEKLGLDKDIYSVSIPLGATINMNGAAVTITVMAMAAANTLGIQISLPAAILLSVVSALGACGASGVAGGSLLLIPMACSLFGINNDIAMQVVGVGFIIGVIQDSVETCLNSASDVEFAATAEYHSWLRQGRQLPAFMYSKKERQRLGIEA; encoded by the coding sequence ATGAAGCATATTTCAGGAGCGGCCAAAGCCGTCATCGACAAATATAATGGCACGGAGCTGATCATCCGCATCATTGTCGGCCTGATTGCCGGCACCATCCTTGCCCTGATCATGCCGCACATGACATGGATCGGCGAATTCGGCACCTTGTTCGTCAATGCCCTGAAAGCCATCGCCCCGATTCTGGTGTTTGTGCTCGTGGCCAGCGCACTCGCCCAAGGCGCATCCAAGCTTGATCGCCGTTTCGGCACGGTGATTTTCCTGTACCTGTTCACCACCTTTCTGTCCGCGGTCGTAGCCGTGCTTACTTCCCGTGCCTTTCCGCAGACCCTGTCGTTAGGCAAGGCGGCCAAGGCCGATGTGGTGCCGCAGGGCCTTGCCGAAGTGGTGCAGACGCTGTTGACCAACATCGTGTCCAATCCGATTCAGGCCATGATCGATGGCAACTACATCTGCATTCTCATGTGGGCCTGCCTGTTCGGCCTGGCCATGAAGGCCATCGCCACCGAAAGCTCCAAGGCGTTCATGGCCAACGTGGCTGACGGCGTATCCCAGGTGATTCGTTGGGTCATCAACCTCGCTCCGTTCGGCATCATGGGCCTTGTGTTCACCAATGTGGCCGATAACGGTCTCGCAGCCTTCACCAAGTACGGCTCGCTGCTTCTTCTGCTTGTCGGCACCATGCTGCTCATGGTGCTTGTATTCGGACCGCTGGTCATCTTCATCTACCTGCGCCGCAATCCGTACCCACTGGTCTACCGTTGCTTCAAGGAATCCGGCGTGACCGCGTTCTTCACCCGTTCCTCCGCTGCGAACATTCCGGTCAATATGCAGCTGTGCGAAAAACTCGGCCTCGATAAGGACATATATTCCGTATCCATTCCGCTGGGCGCCACCATCAACATGAATGGTGCCGCCGTGACCATCACCGTCATGGCCATGGCCGCTGCGAACACGCTCGGCATCCAAATCTCTCTGCCGGCCGCCATCCTGCTGTCCGTGGTCTCCGCGCTTGGCGCATGCGGCGCTTCCGGTGTGGCCGGCGGTTCCTTGCTGCTCATTCCGATGGCTTGCTCGCTGTTCGGCATCAACAACGACATCGCCATGCAGGTGGTGGGCGTCGGCTTCATCATCGGCGTCATTCAGGATTCCGTGGAAACTTGCCTGAACTCCGCCTCCGACGTGGAATTCGCGGCTACCGCCGAATACCACTCCTGGCTCAGGCAGGGCCGCCAGTTGCCGGCCTTCATGTATTCCAAGAAGGAGCGTCAGCGGCTCGGCATCGAAGCCTGA